The window CCTTCCTCCAAATTCAAGACCTTAACAACGCCATCCTCCGCCAAAAGCGAGTACCTTCTGGACCTGACGCCCAGCCCCACCGGCTTATCGCTCAAATCGAGCTCCGCCCCAATCGCCCTCGTGAAATCACCGTTCCCATCGGACAGCAGCAGCACCTCGTCGCCGATGTTGAGATTCTCCTTCCACGCCTTGAGCACGAAGACGTCGTTGACCGCAATGCAGGCGATGGTCTCGACGCCCTTCGCCTTGAGCTCACCCGACTTCTCCACGAATCCCGGGACGTGCTTCTGGGAGCAGGTCGGGGTGAAGGCGCCGGGGACGGCAAAGAGGACGGCCTTCTTGGATTTGGTGAGCTCGGAGACAGTCACGGTTTGGACGTCGCCGGCGGCGTCGAGGTACGCGAGGGTGGCTTCGGGGAGCTTGTCGCCGACGGCGATGGCGGCGGATATAGGTTTGGCAGCGGTGGTGGAGAAGCGGAGGAGGGGTTTTGGGTGTGGGGAGTGTTTGAGGGGGAGAGGGGTGTAGGAGCTTTTGGAGGAGAGGGATTTGGGTGAGAAGAGAGACGTTTTGGGTGGTGCGGCGGCGGTGGTAGTGGAGAAAGAGAGGGACTTGGGGGCGGTCAGGAGCCTTGAGACTGTGAGGGAGGCTGCCATTTTTGGTGGTTTGGGTTttagagagtgagagagtgagtTTGAGATGGGAGAGAGAGACTGGTAAGCTTTGGCATGCAGGGTTTGCTGGGTACGCTGGGTTTGTTGGGTTTAAGGGTTTTTAGCGGAGGGAACAATGAGAGGTTGTTGTGAAGAGGGTCGGATAGATAGAGGATTTATTGGACCCTTCTGTTGTGTGGGCATGTGAGTTTCCATATACCTCCAACTTTGCCACCATAAAAATTATCAACGTATATATGACATGTTCTTGGTTATGTTCACT is drawn from Malus domestica chromosome 14, GDT2T_hap1 and contains these coding sequences:
- the LOC103413460 gene encoding peroxiredoxin-2E-2, chloroplastic-like, translated to MAASLTVSRLLTAPKSLSFSTTTAAAPPKTSLFSPKSLSSKSSYTPLPLKHSPHPKPLLRFSTTAAKPISAAIAVGDKLPEATLAYLDAAGDVQTVTVSELTKSKKAVLFAVPGAFTPTCSQKHVPGFVEKSGELKAKGVETIACIAVNDVFVLKAWKENLNIGDEVLLLSDGNGDFTRAIGAELDLSDKPVGLGVRSRRYSLLAEDGVVKVLNLEEGGAFTSSGAEDILKVL